A stretch of the Pseudomonas sp. ACM7 genome encodes the following:
- a CDS encoding Druantia anti-phage system protein DruA, producing the protein MPNGNAIIIGVNLREANLKRKLREHLHSLGFTKTAEGALRAPGNSKDAIRTLHSAQREERLIASENFVTRAGGKLMQYFASGMDVKPEKISPVLERVSSGTWQSDLFRLASMSWSVPVSSGFGRRLRYLVWDQSNGKLMGIIAVGDPVFNLGVRDKFIGWNSEDRGARLVNLMDAYVLGAIPPYNALLGGKLIACLLRSRDIYNDFAKTYGASTGIISQKKKKARLLSIITTSSMGRSSVYNRLKLNGTEYLKSIGYTGGWGHFHIPDWLFMELRDYLRHIDHTYADQHAYGQGPNWRLRTTRAALLALGFKDDLMRHGIQREVFICQIASNATKILQTGKGKPEISSLLSVREIADMALDRWVIPRANNTPDFKYWRPNDLIHLFGSQAEVLRAQVERTDALGKRAGTKT; encoded by the coding sequence ATGCCAAACGGCAACGCAATCATTATTGGCGTTAATCTCAGGGAAGCCAACCTGAAGCGAAAGCTTCGCGAGCACCTGCATTCTTTGGGCTTCACTAAGACCGCTGAAGGGGCTTTGCGCGCGCCGGGAAATAGCAAGGATGCGATCCGCACGTTGCACAGCGCTCAGCGAGAGGAGCGCCTTATCGCCAGCGAGAACTTCGTTACGAGGGCTGGTGGAAAACTGATGCAATACTTTGCGTCAGGAATGGATGTAAAACCCGAAAAAATCTCTCCAGTATTGGAAAGGGTTTCGTCCGGTACTTGGCAAAGCGACCTTTTTAGGCTCGCTTCGATGTCATGGTCCGTCCCAGTATCCAGCGGTTTTGGTAGGCGCTTGCGTTATCTCGTTTGGGACCAAAGCAATGGGAAGCTAATGGGGATCATTGCGGTCGGTGATCCGGTTTTCAACCTTGGTGTAAGAGACAAATTCATAGGCTGGAACTCGGAAGATCGCGGCGCCAGGCTTGTCAATCTTATGGATGCTTACGTACTCGGCGCAATCCCGCCGTACAACGCTTTGCTTGGTGGGAAGTTGATCGCCTGTCTTCTCCGCAGCCGAGATATCTACAACGATTTCGCCAAAACCTACGGAGCCTCGACTGGCATTATCTCGCAGAAAAAAAAGAAGGCTCGCCTGCTTTCCATCATCACGACATCATCGATGGGGCGATCCTCGGTCTATAACCGACTCAAGCTGAACGGGACTGAGTATCTCAAGTCGATTGGCTATACAGGCGGCTGGGGGCATTTTCACATCCCCGACTGGCTGTTCATGGAATTGCGGGACTACCTACGCCATATCGACCATACCTATGCAGATCAGCATGCCTATGGTCAGGGCCCCAATTGGCGGCTACGGACCACTCGAGCTGCCCTGCTTGCACTGGGGTTTAAAGATGATTTGATGCGGCACGGGATTCAGCGCGAGGTTTTTATATGTCAAATTGCCTCCAACGCGACTAAAATTTTGCAGACTGGGAAAGGCAAGCCAGAGATCAGTTCGCTTTTATCGGTGAGGGAAATTGCCGATATGGCATTGGATCGTTGGGTTATACCGCGAGCAAACAATACTCCGGATTTTAAGTATTGGAGGCCTAACGATCTCATTCACTTGTTTGGCAGCCAAGCGGAAGTCCTTAGAGCCCAAGTAGAGCGAACTGACGCGCTCGGTAAACGCGCGGGGACCAAAACCTAG